The DNA sequence gGACATGTATGTATAGCTTTGTGTAAAATTCTGTCTTGGATCTAAATAGACTTGAACTCATATTCAATCCAAAAGTTTAAGTTCATAGATTACTGAAttcaagtctcatataaatttgtgatttctttctattttttcatgACATCTCAActttttgcatatatatatatttatatatacgtgCATATTCATGGAAGAAAAGTGGataatttatgtatatatgtacatggATGACTTAGCTTTTAGCTATTATAAATCGTTGGTCGAAGGAGGTAGGTCTTTGCGAATAGAATAGAATCAATAGTTATATATCGAGAGGTACTACTATTCGTTGCTGTCGTTATATACATTCAATTGGTTATCTTATGTATGATTTTTCTCACTTGGGGATGATGTAAGTTTGAACATTCAAAACTTGTTCGTCCAATCTTACTAGTATTTTTACCAAATATATACTCTTCTCTACCAAATGTTCACTTCGTCCTCTACCTCCCATCTGATGAATTACACCCTCCATGACCACCATTGAGTTAGTCTTGATTTCGACTTCTCTTGATTTTCAGAACAATAGAGCACCCCCTGGCCCGAGATCAACAACTCATTAGATCTAAAgtgattaattttttgtatCCGAATGATAGTTTCCTGCTTCTCTCTATCCAATTAAAAAGAAGATTTACGGGTTTAGTAGGAGATAGGGAACAGAGAATGAgtggaaataaaagatgaCATAGAGGAAccaaaaatttattgaattcAAGTCGAAGACGAGTGCCATTATACTTCGACTATACATACGTGTACGCTTTAGCTATAGAGACGTATTAGTATTAGTATTGTGACTTATCAGGGGTCTTATCAGATATCAGAATATTGATATCAAAGCGTTTGTTTTCTCAGGGAAATTTGAGATTAAGACTTCAAGCAATACACATGGCAGTGCCACATAAACAGGTTAAGGAAAATCAATCATTCAATGATccaattttaggaaaattcAGAAGGAAGCTCCTCAATCTCTGGCcacaatttttctttcttttttttttttttgcttatgaaaatttgaaatacaCCCTGATCATTTTCTACCACAAACTGATTAATACAATATCGTAGGTTCGAATCCTCCTTTCGCGCGTAACCCTTACTGAGACCACTCATACATGTCTTGAATTCATAAACTTGCGAGGTCTTCATAAgcccataaaaaataaactcaatacaaaaataaaggagaaaaaaaatattattagggGTCACGTTGATTGATTCTTGTCCCCCTCTTTAACTTTTTGGATTTAGTATGTAAGAGACATGATACATGTTGATTTGATCATTGCTTTCGTGACAACGTTGGTACCTTCCTTGCTGATCAATGGACCGCTTGGCTGAATGAAGTTCACCCACAAGTTTCTTATTTTAACAGATAGCCAATTCTAGCCAGTTTCTTATTACATCAATTCAATGATTAAGCAAATGAAAACTGGTGTCATCAGTGATTACCTTTCAGCGTACATATATCTGCTTGGAAGAATTTCAACGAATGTGAAGACGCGTACATCAATATGCGAGACGTGGAGACATATTAATTGGCCAAAAAAACCTAATCGACTCAATTCAAAATCGTACTTCTTGCATATATGTTTGAAGTGGAATGTATGCACCACATTccactatttatttatttatttatttatttattttaccaCTTCGACGGTAAGTGGATTGTTGTAGCAATCTTAGATCaccaataattaatttgattcaAACAAATGTGTCAATCTTCTAGGTCTTGGTAAATTAACACTATCCATCATTCACATAGAGTATCATGTATACTAAGTGGAAAAGTACAATTTTAATCCTCGGCTTTCggttaaaaattcaatttcattCTTTTTGCTCAACATCGTCTTTTATGTTATGATAATTGTTTCATTTAATCCTTTTATCAATCGAACTGTCGAATATTACTAATTTGGTATACAATTTGGTGCCTCAtgtaaattttctatatacgtggtatatattcatttttaaattttcaaataataataattttgaaaattaaacaaTTGAAAGTCGGGAAAAAACCCTAAGGGATGAATCTGTCTCGGTGTGAGGGTGGGAGAGCTTCCCGGCGAGATCACTAGCATCCTCTAAGGCCGCCAGCAGTATCAAATAAGGAGGTGGTGGCCCGTAGGGAGGCCCCTCATCCTCAGATTGActtggatttttcaattttgagaTCCCTCTTGGGGTGAAGGCCAACCATCAACCCCCTGAATGAGGTCGGCAACAACCTTGTTGGTTGGGATTGTGGTCGGCGAAACCCTTCAATCCGGAGATGGAAGAGCTTCCCGCCAGCCCCCAACATGCCCCAACCCCGATTGAGACTGTGGGCTGTCCGGCGAGGAGACTCTCCCCACCCCCACACCAAAAGGGAACTATTCCTTTTGTCCATttgaaaactaaaaataaaaataaatgtttttAATAGTTTGACCGATAAAATgaccaaataaaataattattacaacgTAAATGATCTATGTGCAGATTACATATGCTATGGATGGACCAATGagattgtcattttttttctcgaacATCCTGTTTTTGACAATTCTCTTATATTTATTCAActctttttcctctctttggAATTCCTCGGCCGCATATTGCCGGACACATGGAACCATTTCCATTGATTAGTTGTCCAATATGTGTAAACATTAAGGAATTGCATAACCATTCCTGATTGTCAGAATGTTTTGAGTgattaagaaattaattaatcacagCATCGGCTCTAAATTTACTACCTGATGGCATGTCACATGGTCGCATTACCAAATAAATGCCATCTACCAACGGATAAAATCTGTTTACAAAGGTAAAGACCCTATCAGGCTATACCTTCAGTTAAGGGAGTGGTTGGGAAAAATTGTATTGGTATATGTCTTATCTACTGGATTTGTGGTTGTTGGTAAAGCTTAAAAACCGGAAAATTAATTCTGCTGAAAATCCCAATCCCTtagtataaaaatattaaataaataaataaaattgatggAATATATCCAAGTTATAAAAACTATAAAGTCTATAAAGTCAACAGCTATAGTTTCTCCTCTTTCACGGGGACGTTTTAGAaaattatgtttatttttgccaatagataattttttggattaaaaaaaaaacattatgaCCATAATTTTAAGACAGATCATTCAATAATTTCTGCCAGTATTTGCATATGTCCACCAGACTGAAAAAGTCACAGAACAATCCATATTAAATATCTTATCAACTTAAAAAGAGAAAACGACAGTATAGTCTCACTTGATAGACAGACCTATACtaaacaagaaaaatataCTTTTCATAACCGTGATAGAAACATCATGCTAATCTTCAATCGCACTCGGAAGCAAACCTGAaaataaaggagaaaattGTATCAATTCAAAAGAAATTGTATctcgaaaattcaaaaagaaaaaaaggaagagaaaaatgaTGAACAAACACGGTACTGCCTTCTAGCTTAGTCTCCCCACGAAGAGAATCTTCATGAGCAAAACATACTTAACATAAAGCTTAGGGATCTATAAAAGTGGAATCCAGAAACGACCATAATAAGAGAAATGTTGTATTCAGCAAGCAAAGCAATAACATGAAAGTCAGGTGAACTCTTGCAAGAAACCGTAGCAGGCCTTCCTTGTTAGGTTCAATCTCAACTTATCCATTTGTACCAAACAGCCTCTCAAAAAAACCATGAATTCTTTATACCAGTCAATTTATTATACCAGCTTATATAATCAAATTATTCCATTGTGGTGCTATCCGCTTTAGAACTTATTGTCAAAGTACTAACTAATTGAAACAATGCAAACAGCTGACAAAGGATCGTAATTCACAGATTCAACCAAATAAAAGAACTACCTACCGCTGAAAATTAGTTATAAGTTTGAGAACATATACCTTCCTAATTTGAATCGGGATGGCCATGAGCTAAAAATTTGTTTGCACCACTACCTTTATCTGAAGCCTGTTCAATAACaaccataaaaaagaaaaatcaggGAAGAGATAGTAGTATAAAACGAAGTAACTAGCTGCGTAAAAGATAAGTGTGACACCTCTCCGATAATCAATCGCTTCACCACGTTTTGAACGGTTGTCACCTTTTCATTAGGAAAGTTCCTTTGGATTACTGGCAACAGAGTTGTACGTGCTCCTTCCAATTCACTTATCCTATTCCTCAATTCCTGAACTTCTTCATTGTTTCTAGCCGACTCGAAGGTTAAACCACTTGATCTCTTAGACGAAATAATCTTGCCCAAGCATCGAACTCTTCCTTTCTTCTCAAGTTCTTTGATCTGGGAGTAAGCATCATTTTTCTGAGAAATACTATCTTTTGAAGTCTCATAATTCCCTGCACTGCCTATGTAACTCCTTATTTGACCCTAAAATTCAAGAGTATGAAACATCAGCAAAAACCAATGAGAGGAGTgtgtatatacacatacaaaCACAAATACATACCACGAGTTTTGCTGctttttcattcacaatattTCCATTTCCATGAGTATGACTTAGTATATAGGCTTCAGCTCGCGAAGGCCGAACCCCATTAGCCTCGATAGtctaatacaaaaaaaaaaaaaaagagttcacAAAGATATTATGACATGATTTTAATATTCTGCTTAAATAAAAGActtcaaggaaaattaaaggTACCTTCTCCTGAATGAACATTGAATACGATTTTGTTCGAAGACAATGGGGCTCATCATAATTTGCCCAATTTCCCTTATTAGTAGAGTTGATTCCCTGTTCggagaagaaaaaggagaaaataatattattagtaATTAGAGGAATAGTAGTACCAATATGAATCCATCTCCCTATGTTGATCATATTCACACATATAGTGACTACTGTGTGCTTTTTTGTGTGTGTGGAAGTTATAAGGACGATCACAGTGGAAGAAGTGAAGTTTTAAGCATGCTCATGAGCAATTTTAGTCAAAATGCAAGCAGAGAGGTAAACATGCACTCTTTGGTCCACAAATTTGTTCGATAAGATTCATCAAAAACTGGCAGAAACATTGGAGAAAAGATAAACAATGCTGTCGATCTCAAACAATGAGAAGTTATCACAGTACATATATGTGTCCATTTTCAACATCACAATTAAAACCACATAACTGAGAATTTCAACAGTAATTAACAGCAATCAATTCTTTATTATCTATTGAGCTCCATCAATAGATAATAAAAACCACATACCTTTGTAATTTTCAACATCACAACTAAAACCACATACCTTTGTAATTTCGAACTAGAAAGTATTATTTTCTTGGTTATCTACTGTTGGCACTGCATTTCCTTAAACTTCGTTTTGCTCTTCAGTTGGATCTTTGCCAGAAAATGGCCTGCTGTTCTGAAAGGGCCCCAGCTGGGTATATGCTATGTGggtttctttctttgtttgaATGGATGATTGTTTTGTCTCCTATTCTGGTCCCTATCATATGAGGATGCTGGTTCACTGTGATCCTCGGTCGAGATTTGGTTGGTTGGCTGTTATAATGGCGGGCTCAGCTCTCTTGTTGGGCTTCTATTCAATCATGCTTCTATCAAACAgaatttcagtaatttttcTTAGAGAATTAAtatcttaatttaattatgtCCAAGGATACTTTTATTAGATAGCCATTTACCATTTTCATCTTTAGTTATGGCAAAAATGATATTCTTCAATCATCAGCTATTCCTTATGTTGGATCATCAAGCACCTTTTGATGCCttagtaatatatatgtacgatACATATATTTAAGGCCTCCTTGCAAAACTGATGGAGTTCGCATTTAGTGTGTGATTGTTTGTCTAATTGGATCTTCATACTTTCAGTATACTGATAAAATGAATTAGATAGAGGCACATCATGTTCATCACTTTATATTTGAATGGGTCTTTCAGTACTAATTATTGGGTTTGCTGTTTGCAGGTCTCCTCTATTGGAAAAAGAATTTGAGCAAAGAATGTGATGGTTATAAGTAGATGGTTATGTTAATTTGACGATTATAAATTGATGGTTATAAGTTCTGTTAGTGCTAATTATAAGTTAATGGTTACATTAATTGTTGAACGAAGAATTTGGATAAAGGAAATGAGCAATTTATGAATGTGCACAAAGTAAAGAGAAACATGATTTGGAGCTCAAGttgttgagatatgttatctcacattgaaaaattgagaaagaaaccacaagcttatatgagacttgggtccagtaacctattagcttaagtttttgggttgcagatggaCTCAAGTTCATGTAGACCCAATGAGatttttacatggtatcagagcgaatTATACTTCCGCGCACTCGTGTaggctcacaccacgccatATTCAGTTTCGAGGCAACCAAGAGTGTACCTCATGTTAATTGGGCCCAATGAAATTTTTACACAAGTGAGATGAGCAATGACAAAGTGGTGGCAAGAGAAGCATAGGAGAGTACCAACAGCTGACGAACTGAGGAGTGGTGGTAGCTCAACATAGATCGATCGTCAAAGAACTGAAAAGCCATAGCAATCGGTGTCAATTCGCTAAACCAGAGGGATCGAATTGAGAAGGAGAGAATCCGATCGGCATCACATTGAGAAGCAAACCAACGGGAAGCACTCCGATGGTTAACCAGGGAGTCGAACCAATGGCGTCAATTCGCTAAACCAGAGGAGTCGAGGCAATCAATATCACCTTTTGATGTCTTGTTATGGATCTCTTAATTCAAACGTCTTATGTGTTGTCAGTAAAAATTTCTGTTGGTAAatgtcttttattttgtagtgtCTTACATTGTAAGACAAATTTCAGGAAATATAATGGCACGTACCCGATAATGGCCGGAATTTCTGATTCCATACATTCAAAAGACCAAAAGAATTGgggcccaaaaaaaaaaaagtcgtgTGCTTCCATGAGAATTAAGTTGAATAATTGAGGCAATATCATTACAGGACGAAACATATCCAGTGGATTCATGGTTGGCTTGACCAACACCGGAAGAATCGTGCATAGTTGGCTTCAATGCTCGCCACCGAATTTATCGGTGCCATGGTAGCTGATTTCTTAGACATCGGTCGACTTGCCAAACCAGAATTTGTCACATATCTATTTTATAGATGTCGAAGGCGACTAATTATCAACTTAATGTGAGCCCAGCCTTATTTAGCAGTTGATATTTTTCACGGCGTCTATTATATGTAAACATGCGAGCCTTGAGTGGGCTAGGAACGTTACGAGTGAGTTTAAACTAACATATGCCCTAGAACAAATCTCACTTCACTATGGATGTGGGAATCTATTGATCGAAACGCCAAGCAAATTAAAATCAGTTGTTACATGATCCGTGCAATACGTTGGTGTCCCTCTACTATGATTGAAGCTAAGGGGATCAATCGTTTCTCAATAGCCTTTGCTTATGGCCCTCGAATGCGTGCTGAAGACTTATTTCGTGGGGTACTTATCTGCTCAGCAGAGTAGTCAGAACAATCCCAATCGTATTATATCCACTAGAAGAGATGTTCAAAACGAAATTTGCCCAAACTCCGCGAGATAACGGGTTTTACCAAGGCCGTGGGCCTGGGCCCCCAGGCCCAGGGGGACCACCTGGAGGCCCACCAGGCCCAGGAGGACCAAATGGTCCGGGAGGGCCGAAACCGGGGCCAGGAGGTGGGGGAGGGCCGAAAACTGGGCCTGGGGGGCCGGGTGGAGGAGGCGGAGGAGGCCCCGGGGCAGGTGGAAACCAGaatggaggaggaggtggtggGCCTGGACCAGGAGGAGGTGGTGGGCCCGGACCTGGAGGAGGCGGCCCGCCTGGCCCCCCAAAGCAGTCATTTATCAGCCAGCAACAGCACAGGACATACAAGCTGCAATTGAAGAGACATGTAAAACATATATGTATCAGAGGCGAATTTTTCAACCAAACTGGATCGGAGAAAACTGATATCTAGCTTCTGTTTTTCTCGGCATAGTTTAGTTTCATTCCAAGATCTTGACTCGGAAAATATTAAGGATTGATTAATCCCGCatcaaaaaattgataaagaaattcccttgatatatatatcagaCGGTTGGGCTCGCCACCCTCAGTATGTATGTCAGGATTTGGTTCGCTGTCAGGACAAACCGTGCCAACTCCAAAACAGTCCCTCAAAATATATGCGTAAAGCGCTCAAACATACGGGTGTAACCGGTCAAAGAAACTATATATGCAAGCTTGCGAAGAATAGGCATTAAGGTCACTCACCAGGATGACACGCTGGCACAAAGGCCGTCAAAGATCCCGCCAAAGAAACCAGGAAACGGGCCGGGGCCGGGGCCGGGGCCGGGGCCGGGACCGGGACCGGGACCAGGAGGCCTCattcagagagagagaacagagCAATAAACAGCAAAACACCACACTGGTGAGTT is a window from the Punica granatum isolate Tunisia-2019 unplaced genomic scaffold, ASM765513v2 Contig00357_ERROPOS270092, whole genome shotgun sequence genome containing:
- the LOC116190187 gene encoding uncharacterized protein LOC116190187 isoform X3: MFIQEKTIEANGVRPSRAEAYILSHTHGNGNIVNEKAAKLVGQIRSYIGSAGNYETSKDSISQKNDAYSQIKELEKKGRVRCLGKIISSKRSSGLTFESARNNEEVQELRNRISELEGARTTLLPVIQRNFPNEKVTTVQNVVKRLIIGEASDKGSGANKFLAHGHPDSN
- the LOC116190187 gene encoding uncharacterized protein LOC116190187 isoform X2 produces the protein MINIGRWIHIGTTIPLITNNIIFSFFFSEQGINSTNKGNWANYDEPHCLRTKSYSMFIQEKTIEANGVRPSRAEAYILSHTHGNGNIVNEKAAKLVGQIRSYIGSAGNYETSKDSISQKNDAYSQIKELEKKGRVRCLGKIISSKRSSGLTFESARNNEEVQELRNRISELEGARTTLLPVIQRNFPNEKASDKGSGANKFLAHGHPDSN
- the LOC116190187 gene encoding uncharacterized protein LOC116190187 isoform X1, coding for MINIGRWIHIGTTIPLITNNIIFSFFFSEQGINSTNKGNWANYDEPHCLRTKSYSMFIQEKTIEANGVRPSRAEAYILSHTHGNGNIVNEKAAKLVGQIRSYIGSAGNYETSKDSISQKNDAYSQIKELEKKGRVRCLGKIISSKRSSGLTFESARNNEEVQELRNRISELEGARTTLLPVIQRNFPNEKVTTVQNVVKRLIIGEASDKGSGANKFLAHGHPDSN
- the LOC116190188 gene encoding basic proline-rich protein-like; protein product: MRPPGPGPGPGPGPGPGPGPFPGFFGGIFDGLCASVSSCLYVLCCCWLINDCFGGPGGPPPPGPGPPPPPGPGPPPPPPFWFPPAPGPPPPPPPGPPGPVFGPPPPPGPGFGPPGPFGPPGPGGPPGGPPGPGGPGPRPW